The genomic DNA TCCAAGTTGCAGGGTGGAATCGGTTCGGGCGGGGTGTGGCCGCCGGGTTCTGAGCAGGTAGGCATCAATCGTATCGTGCAAGAGTGCGCCGATTCGATTTACGCCTGTCAGCAGCAGACGCCGGAGTTGGCCATCAGCCACGCTGTGTTGATCGCCGATGACGTGTTGGGCCCTGGGTTGCGGCAGCAGTTGGAAAAAGGATTGGGCGTACCCGTTCAAGAACTCGACTGGGATCGTGTCCAGCAGTATGGCGGCGGCCCGATCACAGGGCCTCGGAGCAGCGCCGCATTGCCGGCCATCGCGGGAGTCGTGTAAGGGATGTTGCTCGACAAGCTGACATCGGTGCTTCGTGACGTGGCCTTGCGCATCGGCCCGCCTTCCGCCCGCAGCGGACTCTTCACGATGAACCTGAGCAGCCGGTATCGTTGGTATCTGGCGCCGGCTAGGCTCGTGATCATGCTCCTTGCAGGGGCGATTGGTGTCGCCATGCTCTGGGACATTTCTCAGGCGTGGTTGGTCTGGCAGGACGTGCAATCAATGGAGACGGCCCTCAAGCAGGTGCAAGACCGAGATCGGGAGCTCTTAAAGGAAGCACAACAGGAGGGGCTCGATCTCTCGGATGCTGCGCTGCAAGTCCTTCCCAAGGAAATCGAGTTTGCGAACCACCTTATCGAAAAACGCAGTTTCTCCTGGACCCGATTTCTCACTGAACTCGAACGGGCCATTCCTCAACGGATCGCCGTGAACAGCATCCGGCTGGATCCGGCGAATGCCACGATCATGCTGACGGGGTCCGCCCGCGCGCTGGAAGACGTGACCACATTGACGGTGACGTTTCAAGATCATCCGCAATTTAAGGATCCCGTGTTGGGCCAGCATCGGGTGATGAGTAATGGGCTGGTAGAGTTCGACCTAACGCTGCGCTATCGGAATCGAAGCCAATGATGTTTCCAGGACTCGATCGTCTTCAACTGACGTCGCGCCAGCCCTACGCGCCCATTCTTCCTTGGATGGCCTTCGTGGCCGGGCTCTTCGTGTTGAGCTATGGGATCCACGCTCTGGTGCTTGGCGCGACGGAGGAAGAGAAGGTTCGGCTCGAAGGCGAGTGGATCAAGGCACGGCAACAGTTAAACCGGCACAAGGATGCCAAGAAGGCCAAGGCGGATCTGCAGCGGGTCTGGGCGGTGCTGCCCCTGTTCCGGGATTTTGCGCCGCTGGCGCTCGGGGTGACTGAAGAGGCGAAGCGTGACCAAGTCACCTTGCCGGCACTGTCGTACAAGACAGAAAAAACCTCCGTTCCCGATGCAAGTAAAGCCGTGCTGCAGGGGACAGTGACAGGACGGTACGAAGACTTGCGTCGATTCCTCTATAACCTGGAGTCGGCGGAAGAATTGTTGTTCATTGAAGACCTCAATCTGGTTCGGTCAGGCAATGTGCAGGATCAGCAATTGACCTTCAATATTCGAATTTCGACCTATCTGCGCGGGGAACATTTGCAATCCCCGACGTCGCCGTAATCCCTATGAATCGACCCAGTAAAAATCAGGGTGTGATGCTGCTCGCTCTTGTGGTGCTCTGGATCGGCTTGCTGATCTGGCAATTTGACCACTCCAGTGAGCAGGCGCGAGTGCCGCTCACCCATGTGAGCG from Nitrospira sp. includes the following:
- a CDS encoding PilN domain-containing protein, whose translation is MLLDKLTSVLRDVALRIGPPSARSGLFTMNLSSRYRWYLAPARLVIMLLAGAIGVAMLWDISQAWLVWQDVQSMETALKQVQDRDRELLKEAQQEGLDLSDAALQVLPKEIEFANHLIEKRSFSWTRFLTELERAIPQRIAVNSIRLDPANATIMLTGSARALEDVTTLTVTFQDHPQFKDPVLGQHRVMSNGLVEFDLTLRYRNRSQ
- the pilO gene encoding type 4a pilus biogenesis protein PilO gives rise to the protein MMFPGLDRLQLTSRQPYAPILPWMAFVAGLFVLSYGIHALVLGATEEEKVRLEGEWIKARQQLNRHKDAKKAKADLQRVWAVLPLFRDFAPLALGVTEEAKRDQVTLPALSYKTEKTSVPDASKAVLQGTVTGRYEDLRRFLYNLESAEELLFIEDLNLVRSGNVQDQQLTFNIRISTYLRGEHLQSPTSP